The following are from one region of the Phycisphaeraceae bacterium genome:
- a CDS encoding elongation factor G translates to MAVHKPEDIRNLCLVGQASSGKTTLAERLLFTKGVIQRMGTVEDGNTVSDFTEEEKHHKHSLRPSMLHFDHEGHMVNMIDAPGMPDFLAHAISVFPAVETVCVVIDAARGIDTVTRRMMSVAAERNLPRMIIINKIDDGNADIESLVEALREEFGAVCLPINLPTPDRTDVVGVFDPVVKGPTLFSSAEDAHQQIVEQIVEMQDELLNQYLEEGDDANLDKSKLHDAFEAALREAHLIPICFVSAKTGAGVDSLLHIFASLLPNPLEGNPRPFMKRDSDEGEEYEFHAEPMIDRPLIANIFKITTDPFVGKLGVFRVHQGSIRAKTEVLIGHNKKAVRIGHLLKRQGKESHEVEAIGPGDIGAVSKIEEVFYDAVLHTGHELDSLHLRPLPLPKPMFGLAIELKNHADESKFSGAMAKLLAEDPSLRMERIAATKQTVLRGLGELHLRIVIERMKEHFGIELVTSPPKIAYKETITAKADGHHRHKKQTGGAGQFGEVYLRVEPLPHDHESGFEFVNATVGGSIPKQYMPAIEKGIRSTLSDGAVAGYPFTGVRVEVYDGKYHAVDSKEIAFITAGRKAFIDAVHKAKPVLLEPIVTLEVTCPSQYMGDIAGDLSTKRGRVQDTRVLAGGMCCVVAQAPLGELQNYSNELKSITGGSGSYTMDYSHDENTPAHIQQEVIAAFAGHKDED, encoded by the coding sequence ATGGCTGTACACAAACCCGAAGACATCCGCAATCTGTGCCTTGTGGGTCAGGCGAGCAGCGGCAAGACGACACTGGCCGAGCGGCTGCTGTTCACGAAGGGCGTGATTCAGCGGATGGGGACTGTGGAGGATGGGAACACGGTCAGTGACTTTACGGAAGAGGAGAAGCACCACAAGCATTCGTTGCGGCCTTCGATGCTGCATTTTGATCATGAAGGGCACATGGTGAACATGATTGATGCGCCGGGGATGCCTGATTTTCTGGCGCATGCGATCAGTGTGTTTCCTGCGGTGGAGACGGTGTGCGTGGTGATTGATGCGGCGCGCGGGATTGACACGGTGACCCGGCGGATGATGAGCGTTGCGGCGGAGCGGAATCTGCCGCGGATGATCATCATCAACAAGATCGACGATGGAAACGCGGATATCGAGTCGCTGGTGGAGGCGCTGCGTGAGGAGTTCGGCGCGGTGTGCCTGCCGATCAATCTGCCGACGCCGGATCGGACGGATGTGGTGGGCGTGTTTGATCCTGTGGTGAAAGGTCCGACGCTGTTTTCGAGTGCGGAGGATGCGCACCAGCAGATTGTCGAGCAGATTGTGGAGATGCAGGACGAGTTGCTGAATCAGTATCTGGAGGAGGGGGACGACGCGAACCTCGACAAGTCGAAGTTGCATGACGCGTTCGAGGCGGCACTGCGCGAGGCGCACCTGATTCCGATCTGTTTTGTGTCGGCCAAGACGGGGGCTGGTGTTGATTCGCTGTTGCACATTTTTGCATCGCTGCTGCCGAATCCGCTGGAGGGAAATCCGAGGCCTTTCATGAAGCGTGATTCGGATGAGGGCGAGGAGTACGAGTTCCATGCCGAGCCGATGATCGACAGGCCGCTGATTGCCAACATTTTCAAGATCACGACGGACCCGTTTGTGGGCAAGTTGGGTGTGTTTCGGGTGCATCAGGGTTCGATCCGGGCCAAGACTGAGGTGCTGATCGGGCATAACAAGAAGGCGGTGCGGATCGGGCATCTGCTCAAGCGGCAGGGGAAGGAATCGCATGAAGTGGAGGCGATTGGTCCTGGGGATATCGGGGCTGTGAGCAAGATTGAAGAGGTGTTTTACGATGCGGTGCTGCACACGGGGCATGAGCTTGACAGTCTGCATCTTCGGCCGCTGCCGCTGCCCAAGCCGATGTTCGGGCTTGCGATCGAACTGAAGAATCACGCGGATGAATCGAAGTTTTCGGGAGCGATGGCGAAGTTGCTTGCGGAGGATCCGAGCCTGAGGATGGAACGGATCGCGGCGACGAAGCAGACGGTGCTGCGTGGGCTGGGCGAGTTGCATCTGCGCATTGTGATTGAGCGGATGAAGGAGCACTTCGGGATTGAACTGGTGACAAGCCCGCCGAAGATTGCGTACAAGGAGACGATCACTGCCAAGGCCGACGGGCATCATCGGCATAAGAAGCAGACTGGCGGAGCGGGGCAGTTTGGGGAGGTGTATTTGCGTGTGGAGCCGCTGCCGCACGATCATGAGTCGGGGTTTGAGTTTGTGAATGCGACGGTGGGCGGCTCGATCCCGAAGCAGTACATGCCTGCGATTGAGAAGGGGATTCGTTCGACGCTTTCAGACGGTGCGGTGGCGGGGTATCCGTTCACGGGTGTGCGTGTGGAGGTGTATGACGGGAAGTATCACGCGGTGGACTCGAAGGAAATCGCGTTCATTACTGCGGGTCGCAAGGCGTTCATCGATGCGGTGCACAAGGCCAAGCCGGTGCTGCTTGAACCGATCGTGACGCTGGAGGTGACGTGTCCGAGCCAATACATGGGCGATATCGCGGGCGACCTGTCGACGAAGCGTGGGCGTGTGCAGGATACGCGGGTGCTGGCGGGGGGCATGTGCTGCGTGGTGGCACAGGCGCCGCTGGGTGAGTTGCAGAACTATTCGAATGAACTCAAGAGCATCACAGGCGGCTCGGGTTCGTACACGATGGACTACTCGCACGACGAGAACACGCCGGCGCACATTCAGCAGGAAGTGATTGCTGCGTTCGCGGGGCACAAGGACGAGGACTGA
- the fusA gene encoding elongation factor G, with protein sequence MSSDLSNIRNIGICAHIDAGKTTVTERILFYTGKNYKLGEVHEGTATMDFLQEEQERGITIQSAATTCPWTRSGREYKINLIDTPGHVDFTIEVERSLRVLDGAVAVFDGKEGVEAQSETVWRQADRYKVPRLCFINKMDKLGADFEFSFFSIIKRLGANPIAVQYPIGHGNELQGIIDLLAMKAYFFSKEDNGATVTEGEIPAEYADKAAEWRHTLIEKAVELDDNLLERYLEDENSITVDELRAALRKGTIARECNPVFCGAALRNIGVQRLLDGVIDYLPNPQEVPPVQGLDPKDPEKKLSRPHDESAPFSALVFKVVADTHGDLTYARIYSGKLAKGTRVLNPVNGRREIASRIFEMHAKDRLALDEVSAGNIVALVGIKDSITGDTLCDSDTPIVLERMTFPEPVISMSIEPKTADDKKKLSDALVTIRREDPSFRSEFNDETGQTIISGMGELHLEIIKNKIVRDMKVNVEVGKPRVSYREAISGTANNVRGLFKKQSGGRGQFGDVTINLMPYTEEQAKADGVNFKNNIAFVNKVVGGSIPKEFIPSVEAGVRQTAIGGVTAGYPLINIKVELVDGSYHDVDSSQIAFEQAGRLALRDAVSKARSILLEPIMKVVITTPEDYLGNVTGDLSSRRGMILDSEDRGPVKIVTAEVPLSEMFGYTTTLRGLSQGRASSVMEFMKYAPMPTNLQKEVIEAGA encoded by the coding sequence ATGTCCTCCGACCTCTCAAACATCCGCAACATCGGCATCTGCGCTCACATCGACGCAGGCAAAACAACCGTCACCGAACGCATCCTCTTCTACACCGGCAAAAACTACAAACTCGGTGAAGTTCACGAGGGTACCGCCACCATGGACTTCCTCCAGGAAGAACAGGAGCGCGGCATCACCATCCAGTCCGCCGCAACCACCTGCCCATGGACACGCAGCGGCAGAGAATACAAAATCAACCTCATCGACACCCCCGGACACGTCGACTTCACCATCGAAGTCGAACGCTCCCTCCGCGTCCTCGACGGCGCCGTCGCCGTCTTCGACGGCAAGGAAGGCGTCGAAGCCCAGTCCGAAACCGTCTGGCGCCAGGCCGACCGTTACAAAGTCCCCCGCCTCTGCTTCATCAACAAAATGGACAAACTCGGAGCCGACTTCGAGTTCTCCTTCTTCTCCATCATCAAACGCCTCGGTGCCAACCCCATCGCCGTCCAGTACCCCATCGGACACGGCAACGAACTTCAGGGCATCATCGACCTCCTCGCCATGAAGGCCTACTTCTTCTCCAAAGAAGACAACGGCGCAACCGTCACCGAAGGCGAAATCCCCGCCGAATACGCCGACAAAGCCGCCGAGTGGCGACACACCCTCATCGAAAAAGCCGTCGAACTCGACGACAACCTCCTCGAACGTTACCTCGAAGACGAAAACTCCATCACCGTCGACGAACTCCGCGCCGCTCTCCGCAAGGGAACCATCGCTCGCGAGTGCAACCCCGTCTTCTGTGGTGCCGCTCTCCGAAACATCGGCGTCCAGCGCCTCCTCGATGGCGTCATCGACTACCTCCCAAACCCTCAGGAAGTCCCGCCCGTTCAAGGGCTCGACCCCAAGGATCCCGAGAAGAAACTCAGCCGCCCTCACGACGAGTCCGCACCATTCAGCGCGCTCGTCTTCAAGGTCGTCGCCGATACCCATGGCGATCTCACCTACGCACGCATCTACTCCGGCAAACTCGCAAAAGGCACCCGCGTCCTCAACCCCGTCAACGGACGCCGCGAAATCGCCAGCCGAATCTTCGAAATGCACGCCAAGGATCGCTTGGCCCTCGATGAAGTCAGCGCCGGAAACATCGTCGCCCTCGTCGGCATCAAAGACTCAATCACCGGCGACACCCTCTGCGATTCCGACACCCCGATCGTCCTCGAACGCATGACCTTCCCCGAGCCCGTCATCAGCATGTCCATCGAGCCCAAGACCGCCGACGACAAAAAGAAACTCTCCGACGCGCTCGTCACCATCCGCCGCGAAGATCCTTCATTCCGCTCCGAGTTCAACGACGAAACCGGACAGACCATCATCTCCGGCATGGGCGAACTCCACCTCGAAATCATCAAGAACAAGATCGTCCGCGACATGAAGGTCAACGTCGAAGTCGGCAAGCCCCGCGTCTCATACCGCGAAGCCATCTCCGGCACCGCAAACAACGTCCGTGGCCTCTTCAAGAAGCAGTCCGGCGGCCGCGGTCAGTTCGGCGACGTCACCATCAACCTCATGCCCTACACCGAAGAGCAGGCCAAGGCCGACGGCGTCAACTTCAAGAACAACATCGCCTTCGTCAACAAAGTCGTCGGCGGCTCAATCCCCAAGGAATTCATCCCCTCAGTCGAGGCCGGTGTTCGCCAGACCGCCATCGGCGGCGTCACCGCCGGTTACCCCCTCATCAACATCAAGGTCGAACTCGTCGATGGCTCATACCACGACGTCGACTCCAGCCAGATCGCCTTCGAACAGGCCGGACGCCTCGCCCTTCGCGATGCCGTCTCCAAGGCCCGCAGCATCCTCCTCGAACCCATCATGAAGGTCGTCATCACAACGCCCGAAGACTACCTCGGCAACGTCACCGGCGACCTCTCCAGCCGCCGCGGCATGATCCTCGACTCCGAAGACCGCGGACCCGTCAAGATCGTCACCGCCGAAGTCCCCCTCTCCGAAATGTTCGGCTACACCACCACCCTCCGAGGCCTCAGCCAGGGTCGCGCCTCAAGCGTCATGGAATTCATGAAGTACGCCCCCATGCCCACCAACCTTCAGAAGGAAGTCATCGAAGCCGGCGCCTGA
- a CDS encoding alpha/beta hydrolase → MLHHLPGLFVLLAVGGLGYFLLLVWVIGWKLSHPPRRTYVSAVVRNIAGEPGELSPPLGWSEWRLGSGGLELPVWDIAGLEARGPVVILTHGWGDSRIGALARIGHMSRFASRLIAWDMPGHGEAPGRSRLGRREVADLVALIDRVGAEGVVLYGWSLGAGVSIAAAVERRSVVGVIAEAPYRLPMTPARNVMRASDLPSGLALRAAMLGLGFSPKVVERFDRALIAARVECPLLVLHGEDDRICPEADGRAIAEAARLGCFVSIAQGTHNGLWVRAESVERCVAAVARFGPLRSYDSTDAECSSQPDG, encoded by the coding sequence ATGCTTCACCACCTTCCAGGATTGTTTGTGCTGCTCGCTGTCGGGGGGTTGGGCTATTTTCTGCTTCTGGTGTGGGTCATTGGGTGGAAGTTATCGCATCCTCCGAGGCGGACGTATGTGTCGGCGGTGGTGCGCAACATTGCGGGGGAGCCGGGTGAACTTTCGCCGCCACTGGGGTGGAGCGAGTGGCGGCTTGGGTCGGGGGGGCTAGAGCTGCCGGTGTGGGATATCGCGGGGCTTGAGGCACGCGGGCCTGTGGTGATTCTGACGCATGGGTGGGGTGACTCGCGGATAGGGGCGCTGGCGCGGATCGGCCACATGAGCCGGTTTGCGTCGCGGCTGATTGCGTGGGATATGCCTGGGCATGGGGAGGCACCGGGGCGGTCGCGCCTGGGCCGGCGCGAGGTGGCGGATCTGGTTGCGTTGATTGATCGCGTGGGTGCGGAGGGTGTGGTGCTGTATGGGTGGTCGTTGGGGGCGGGGGTATCGATTGCTGCGGCGGTTGAGCGGCGTTCGGTGGTTGGGGTGATTGCTGAGGCTCCGTATCGGCTGCCGATGACTCCGGCCCGCAATGTGATGCGGGCGTCGGATCTGCCGTCGGGGTTGGCGCTGCGTGCGGCGATGCTCGGGCTTGGGTTTTCGCCGAAGGTTGTGGAGCGGTTTGATCGGGCGTTGATTGCGGCGCGGGTTGAGTGTCCGTTGCTTGTGCTGCATGGAGAGGATGATCGGATCTGTCCGGAGGCTGATGGGCGGGCGATTGCGGAGGCGGCGCGGTTGGGTTGTTTTGTGTCGATTGCGCAGGGGACGCACAATGGCCTGTGGGTGAGGGCGGAGTCGGTGGAGCGGTGCGTTGCGGCGGTGGCGCGGTTTGGGCCTCTGCGGTCATACGATTCGACCGATGCCGAGTGTTCCTCCCAGCCCGACGGTTGA
- the deoC gene encoding deoxyribose-phosphate aldolase, whose translation MPSVPPSPTVDPVAASQRAASFATRSIKAESKAMALRLAISMTDLTTLEGKDSPEKVRSLCRKAVRPFERDEAELGERVPSVAAVCVYPNLVPVARELLEGTSVKVASVATGFPSGQYPLEVRLRDTKQAIVAGADEIDMVINRGAFLSGRYDEVAEEIGEVAALCEAESGRNGHRGGVHLKVILETGELETLDNVRRASDIAIACIRDGDFIKTSTGKVQPAATMPVCLVMLEAIRDEYLRSGRLIGLKPAGGIRTAKQAWHYLCMVSETVGPLTAPRACPWLSPALFRFGASTLLNDLLRSYVKLRRGSYPADDEFSDA comes from the coding sequence ATGCCGAGTGTTCCTCCCAGCCCGACGGTTGATCCTGTTGCTGCGTCGCAGCGTGCGGCGTCGTTTGCGACGCGATCGATCAAGGCCGAGTCGAAGGCGATGGCGCTGCGGCTGGCGATCTCGATGACGGATCTGACAACGCTGGAGGGGAAGGACTCGCCCGAGAAGGTGCGTTCGCTGTGTCGCAAGGCGGTGCGGCCGTTTGAGCGTGATGAGGCGGAGCTCGGTGAGCGTGTGCCGAGTGTTGCGGCGGTGTGTGTGTATCCGAATCTGGTGCCGGTTGCGCGTGAGTTGCTTGAAGGAACGAGCGTGAAGGTGGCGAGCGTGGCGACTGGATTTCCGAGCGGGCAGTATCCGCTTGAGGTGCGGCTTCGCGACACGAAGCAGGCGATTGTTGCTGGAGCTGATGAGATTGATATGGTGATCAATCGCGGGGCGTTTCTGTCGGGGCGGTACGACGAGGTTGCGGAAGAGATTGGCGAGGTGGCGGCGTTGTGCGAAGCGGAGAGCGGCCGCAATGGGCATAGGGGCGGTGTGCATCTGAAGGTGATTCTGGAGACGGGAGAGTTGGAGACGCTCGACAACGTGCGGCGTGCGAGCGACATTGCGATTGCGTGCATTCGGGATGGGGATTTCATCAAGACGAGTACGGGCAAGGTGCAGCCTGCGGCGACGATGCCGGTGTGCCTGGTGATGCTCGAGGCGATCCGCGATGAGTATCTGCGATCGGGGCGGCTGATTGGGCTGAAGCCGGCTGGAGGCATCAGGACTGCCAAGCAGGCGTGGCACTACCTGTGCATGGTGAGTGAGACGGTTGGGCCTCTGACGGCCCCCCGCGCCTGCCCGTGGCTGAGTCCGGCGTTGTTCCGGTTCGGGGCTTCGACGCTGCTGAATGATCTGCTGCGGTCGTATGTGAAACTGCGGCGGGGTTCGTATCCGGCGGATGATGAGTTCTCGGACGCGTAA
- a CDS encoding nucleoside monophosphate kinase yields MSDRYQTVLLFGAPGAGKGTQGKILGQIPGFFHLSCGEIFRNMDITSELGRIFREFSSRGELVPDDVTVRMWAQNIKAQTILSLYKPHIDLLILDGIPRSVRQAELMKQHINVLQIIHLVCRDKEKMVERLQRRALKENRHDDAKEDVIRRRWEVYERETRPVLDCYPASIIREVDAMGSPAAVLQHVLGEVVPVQETHFSNPVDGSPT; encoded by the coding sequence ATGTCCGACCGCTACCAGACCGTCCTGCTCTTTGGAGCCCCCGGCGCAGGCAAGGGCACACAGGGCAAGATCCTCGGCCAGATCCCCGGCTTCTTCCACCTCTCCTGTGGCGAAATCTTCCGCAACATGGATATCACCAGCGAACTCGGACGCATCTTCCGCGAATTCTCCTCACGCGGCGAACTCGTCCCCGACGATGTCACCGTCCGCATGTGGGCCCAGAACATCAAAGCCCAGACCATCCTCAGCCTCTACAAACCACACATCGACCTCCTGATCCTCGACGGCATCCCACGCAGCGTCCGCCAGGCCGAACTCATGAAGCAGCACATCAACGTGCTCCAGATCATCCATCTTGTCTGCCGCGACAAGGAAAAAATGGTCGAACGCCTTCAGCGTCGCGCACTCAAGGAAAACCGTCACGACGACGCAAAAGAAGACGTCATCCGACGCCGCTGGGAGGTCTACGAACGCGAGACGCGCCCCGTCCTCGATTGCTACCCCGCCAGCATCATCCGCGAAGTCGATGCGATGGGTTCCCCCGCAGCCGTCCTCCAGCACGTCCTCGGCGAAGTCGTCCCCGTCCAGGAAACACACTTCTCCAACCCCGTCGATGGCTCGCCCACCTGA